Sequence from the Exiguobacterium aurantiacum genome:
TTGTGGAAGTACTTTTTTCAATCGCTTATCAAAATCTCGGCGCGGCATGAGTACACTCGCCCCGCATCCTTGACACTTGATACGAATGTCCATCCCGACCCGAGTCACCTGCCAACGGTTCGTTTGACAGGCATGTGGTTTCTTCATTTCTACAAAATCGTTCAACTCATACGATTTAGCCTGCATTTTCGGGCGCTCCTTTAGTCGATGTGGTTGGCGGCATCATGACGGTCCGCGGATACGGAATCTCAATTCCGCGCTCATCAAGTCCGGCTTTCAACTCTTTATGCAAAATCCGTCCGGCCGCGAAGTGTTGCGTCGGTGGCACTTCGGCCATGAGACGATAGACGACTTCCGATGGTCCGAGCGACTGGACCCCAGCGAGCGTGATCGGCTCGATGAACAAGTCGTGGTACTTCTCTTCGACCGTCTTCGCGATCTCTTTCAACGCCTTCTCGACTTTACCCATGTCTTCTTCATAGGCGACACCGATATCGACGACCGCGACGCTATTCTCGAGCGAGTAGTTCGTCACTTGCATGATTTGTCCGTTCGGGATGATCGTCACTTGCCCGTTCAATCCCTTCAACTTTGTCGTCCGAATCCCGACTTCGATGACGGTCCCGTCGACTTGTTGATTCAAATTGACATAATCCCCGTTTTTGTATTGATTCTCAAAAATGATGAAGGCACCTGTAATGACGTCTTTTACCAAGTTTTGCGCGCCGAACGAGATGGCGAGACCGGCGACACCGGCCGATGCGATCAAACCGGCGATATTGACGCCGAACTGGCCGAGCACCGTCAAAATCATAATCAAGCCAAGGACGTACCGGATCGTGTTTTGGGCCAGTTTCGACAGTGTTTCATTTTGTCGTTGGGCGACGATATTATCTTCTTTGATTTTACGTAATGCGAACACGCGTTGGACCATCGACGTCAAAATGCGTGACGCCACGTAAAGCGCCAAGATGATGAGCGCGACACCCGTCAATTTAATGCCGAGGCCGATCCACATCTCCGTGTCTTGGAAATAGGCGACGAACCGATTGACGTTATCAATCGTCTGGTCAGCCACCGTACTCAAGTCTGTTTCTGTATTTTGTGAAGCCATTTTGTCACCTCTAAAGTCATAGATTCTAACCCATCAAACCATAATTGACGACTTTTCTCAAACCCTACATCCGGACGTTATAAGTTTCGACGTTCCGGGAATGGGATAATACGGTGTCATTCCGCAATTGCAACTAGACGCAGGCAGCTTAGAAGAGAGGATGAGATTCATGCCGTTTCGCCTAAAACCTCATAAACCATACTCTTTCTTCATCGAACATACCGAACGGAGTGGATCCAAGCTCTTCGCCGATCAACTGCACGACCAATTGGCGAAAGAGACACATCGTCCGATCGTCCTCGTTTGTATCGGCTCCGACCGTTCAACCGGCGACTCCCTCGGACCGCTCGTCGGCACGTTCCTCGAAGAACGATCCGTCCGCAATATCCATGTCTACGGGACACTGACGAAACCGGTTCATGCCTTGAACCTCGTCGAGACGCTCCATGAGATTCAGACGCGATTCCACCGTCCCCTCATCATCGCAGTCGACGCCTGTCTCGGCCGATTGTCGAGTGTCGGGTACATCTTCTTTTCGGAAGGTCCGCTCGCTCCTGGCGCCGGTGTCCAAAAAGAACTCCCTTCGGTCGGTGAGTACAATATTAAAGCCGTCGTCAACGTGAGCGGTTTTATGGAAATGATGATTTTGCAAAACACGCGTTTACATCTCGTCTATGAGTTGGCCCGTTTCATCACAGACGGTTTCGCCGAATTCGACTCCCGAATCGGACGGCTCCATCAAGAAGAAGCGGCCATTACTCGGCTGCGTCAATCTCGCGACGAATCGAAATCTTGAGGCGATAAGAGCGTCAACAGATGCTCCAAGTCGTCTTGCGAGAAATACTTCAGCTCAAGCACGCCCCCTTTTCGACGTGGGCGAATCGACACATCCATTTGAAGACGTTCCGCCAGCACCGCCTCGACGGCTTCCACGTCGGCGTCTGAGCGCTTGAGCGTCTTTTTTTCAATGCGTTCTTTCTGTAAGTAGCGCTCAAGCCGTCGGACCGTCCACTGCTCAGCGATAACGCGACGAGCGATCTGTTCCATCGCCTGAACGGATTTCATGCCGGTGATGGCACGGGCATGTCCCATCGTCAACTCACCCACCATGACCGCATGTTGGACCGCACTCGGCAAACGGAGCAGTCTCAGGCTGTTCGTCACGTGGCTCCGACTTTTCCCGACGCGTTCAGCGAGCTGTTGCTGGGTCAACCCGAGCGTCTGCATCAACTGTTCGTAGGCGAGCGCCTCCTCGATCGCATTCAAGTCGGCGCGTTGGATGTTTTCAATCAAAGCGAGTTCCATGACGCGGTCCGAGTCAGCCGTGACGATCAACGCCGGGATATCCGTCTTGCCGGCCAATTGTGCGGCTTGAAACCGGCGTTCTCCGGCGATGATCTCATAAAACCCGCTCGCTTTACGGACGACGATGGGTTGCAACACGCCATAGCGTTCAATCGATTGCCTGAGCTCGTCTAACTTCTCTGGTTCAAATTGCTTTCGAGGTTGATTCGGGTTCGGGCGAATGTGTTTGATCGGTAACCGTTCCATCCTGATTCCTCCATTCCATCTGATTGCTACAAAAAAAGCACGGGCTCACTTTTGTGGCCGTGCTTTTGGGATGCGAATCCGAATTTCAACAAATTCTTCTTCATCGACTTCCTCGGTTTGGACTTCGATGCCGGTTTTGCCGATCAAAC
This genomic interval carries:
- a CDS encoding DUF951 domain-containing protein, translated to MQAKSYELNDFVEMKKPHACQTNRWQVTRVGMDIRIKCQGCGASVLMPRRDFDKRLKKVLPQENAAE
- a CDS encoding mechanosensitive ion channel family protein, giving the protein MASQNTETDLSTVADQTIDNVNRFVAYFQDTEMWIGLGIKLTGVALIILALYVASRILTSMVQRVFALRKIKEDNIVAQRQNETLSKLAQNTIRYVLGLIMILTVLGQFGVNIAGLIASAGVAGLAISFGAQNLVKDVITGAFIIFENQYKNGDYVNLNQQVDGTVIEVGIRTTKLKGLNGQVTIIPNGQIMQVTNYSLENSVAVVDIGVAYEEDMGKVEKALKEIAKTVEEKYHDLFIEPITLAGVQSLGPSEVVYRLMAEVPPTQHFAAGRILHKELKAGLDERGIEIPYPRTVMMPPTTSTKGAPENAG
- the yyaC gene encoding spore protease YyaC, yielding MPFRLKPHKPYSFFIEHTERSGSKLFADQLHDQLAKETHRPIVLVCIGSDRSTGDSLGPLVGTFLEERSVRNIHVYGTLTKPVHALNLVETLHEIQTRFHRPLIIAVDACLGRLSSVGYIFFSEGPLAPGAGVQKELPSVGEYNIKAVVNVSGFMEMMILQNTRLHLVYELARFITDGFAEFDSRIGRLHQEEAAITRLRQSRDESKS
- a CDS encoding ParB/RepB/Spo0J family partition protein, encoding MERLPIKHIRPNPNQPRKQFEPEKLDELRQSIERYGVLQPIVVRKASGFYEIIAGERRFQAAQLAGKTDIPALIVTADSDRVMELALIENIQRADLNAIEEALAYEQLMQTLGLTQQQLAERVGKSRSHVTNSLRLLRLPSAVQHAVMVGELTMGHARAITGMKSVQAMEQIARRVIAEQWTVRRLERYLQKERIEKKTLKRSDADVEAVEAVLAERLQMDVSIRPRRKGGVLELKYFSQDDLEHLLTLLSPQDFDSSRD